A window of the Pongo abelii isolate AG06213 chromosome 10, NHGRI_mPonAbe1-v2.0_pri, whole genome shotgun sequence genome harbors these coding sequences:
- the DAZAP2 gene encoding DAZ-associated protein 2 isoform X2, producing MNSKGQYPTQPTYPVQPPGNPVYPQTLHLPQAPPYTDAPPAYSELYRPSFVHPGAATVPTMSAAFPGASLYLPMAQSVAVGPLGSTIPMAYYPVGPIYPPASTSWMPSQCCSACSHAGSQRPRNSAEGELLHGWFRWWLHHLVRNQGHLCAGKDITYLQHFSQCNCFSHINLKLQFRHMLLGCLSGAQTFRHFSDFIRNHVMVAVPP from the exons ATGAACAGCAAAG gTCAATATCCAACACAGCCAACCTACCCTGTGCAGCCTCCTGGGAATCCAGTATACCCTCAGACCTTGCATCTTCCTCAGGCTCCACCCTATACTGATGCTCCACCTGCCTACTCAGAG CTCTATCGTCCGAGCTTTGTGCACCCAGGGGCTGCCACAGTCCCCACCATGTCAGCCGCATTTCCTGGAGCCTCTCTGTATCTTCCCATGGCCCAGTCTGTGGCTGTTGGGCCTTTAGGTTCCACAATCCCCATGGCTTATTATCCAGTCGGTCCCATCTATCCACCTG cctccacctcctggatgcCCTCCCAATGCTGCTCAGCTTGCAGTCATGCAGGGAGCCAACGTCCTCGTAACTCAGCGGAAGGGGAACTTCTTCATGGGTGGTTCAGATGGTGGCTACACCATCTGGTGAGGAACCAAGGCCATCTTTGTGCCGGGAAAGACATCACATACCTTCAGCACTTCTCACAATGTAACTGCTTTAGTCATATTAACCTGAAGTTGCAGTTTAGACACATGTTGTTGGGGTGTCTTTCTGGTGCCCAAACTTTCAGGCACTTTTCAGATTTCATAAGGAACCATGTAATGGTAGCAGTGCCTCCCTAA
- the DAZAP2 gene encoding DAZ-associated protein 2 (The RefSeq protein has 1 substitution compared to this genomic sequence) → MNSKGQYPTQPTYPVQPPGNPVYPQTLHLPQAPPYTDAPPAYSELYRPSFAHPGAATVPTMSAAFPGASLYLPMAQSVAVGPLGSTIPMAYYPVGPIYPPGSTVLVEGGYDAGARFGAGATAGNIPPPPPGCPPNAAQLAVMQGANVLVTQRKGNFFMGGSDGGYTIW, encoded by the exons ATGAACAGCAAAG gTCAATATCCAACACAGCCAACCTACCCTGTGCAGCCTCCTGGGAATCCAGTATACCCTCAGACCTTGCATCTTCCTCAGGCTCCACCCTATACTGATGCTCCACCTGCCTACTCAGAG CTCTATCGTCCGAGCTTTGTGCACCCAGGGGCTGCCACAGTCCCCACCATGTCAGCCGCATTTCCTGGAGCCTCTCTGTATCTTCCCATGGCCCAGTCTGTGGCTGTTGGGCCTTTAGGTTCCACAATCCCCATGGCTTATTATCCAGTCGGTCCCATCTATCCACCTGGCTCCACAGTGCTGGTGGAAGGAGGGTATGATGCAGGTGCCAGATTTGGAGCTGGGGCTACTGCTGGCAACATTCCT cctccacctcctggatgcCCTCCCAATGCTGCTCAGCTTGCAGTCATGCAGGGAGCCAACGTCCTCGTAACTCAGCGGAAGGGGAACTTCTTCATGGGTGGTTCAGATGGTGGCTACACCATCTGGTGA
- the DAZAP2 gene encoding DAZ-associated protein 2 isoform X1, whose amino-acid sequence MRTPLFCGQYPTQPTYPVQPPGNPVYPQTLHLPQAPPYTDAPPAYSELYRPSFVHPGAATVPTMSAAFPGASLYLPMAQSVAVGPLGSTIPMAYYPVGPIYPPGSTVLVEGGYDAGARFGAGATAGNIPPPPPGCPPNAAQLAVMQGANVLVTQRKGNFFMGGSDGGYTIW is encoded by the exons ATGAGAACTCCCCTTTTCTGTG gTCAATATCCAACACAGCCAACCTACCCTGTGCAGCCTCCTGGGAATCCAGTATACCCTCAGACCTTGCATCTTCCTCAGGCTCCACCCTATACTGATGCTCCACCTGCCTACTCAGAG CTCTATCGTCCGAGCTTTGTGCACCCAGGGGCTGCCACAGTCCCCACCATGTCAGCCGCATTTCCTGGAGCCTCTCTGTATCTTCCCATGGCCCAGTCTGTGGCTGTTGGGCCTTTAGGTTCCACAATCCCCATGGCTTATTATCCAGTCGGTCCCATCTATCCACCTGGCTCCACAGTGCTGGTGGAAGGAGGGTATGATGCAGGTGCCAGATTTGGAGCTGGGGCTACTGCTGGCAACATTCCT cctccacctcctggatgcCCTCCCAATGCTGCTCAGCTTGCAGTCATGCAGGGAGCCAACGTCCTCGTAACTCAGCGGAAGGGGAACTTCTTCATGGGTGGTTCAGATGGTGGCTACACCATCTGGTGA